Proteins encoded together in one Mycolicibacter minnesotensis window:
- a CDS encoding MmpS family transport accessory protein — translation MTVAPSPIRMPRKAMSLLFGALIASAAIVGAGSAGAEPDRTKVPVRYDLTGTGVAGYITYQTQNGQAHATNTPLPWSIQLTGSMTSADSPASYSLSAQSAGPGTLTCTVTVNGKVISQNTATGAPARVLCEHHGSTRADG, via the coding sequence ATGACTGTTGCCCCGTCACCGATCCGGATGCCCCGCAAGGCGATGTCGTTGCTGTTCGGCGCCCTCATCGCGTCGGCCGCCATCGTCGGCGCCGGGTCCGCCGGCGCCGAGCCGGACCGGACGAAGGTGCCGGTCCGCTATGACCTCACCGGCACCGGCGTCGCCGGCTACATCACCTATCAGACCCAGAACGGCCAGGCGCACGCCACCAACACCCCGCTGCCGTGGTCCATTCAGCTGACCGGTTCGATGACCAGCGCCGACAGCCCCGCCTCCTACTCGCTCAGTGCGCAAAGCGCCGGTCCCGGCACTCTGACCTGCACCGTCACCGTCAACGGCAAAGTGATCAGCCAGAACACCGCGACTGGCGCCCCGGCTCGGGTGCTGTGCGAGCACCACGGCTCGACCCGCGCCGACGGCTAG
- a CDS encoding phosphoketolase family protein yields the protein MNRLPPSAWGATIDKVSSASATPLPPPLSDDELARLDAYWRAANYLSVGQIYLLDNPLLSEPVRAEHVKPRLLGHWGTTPGLNLLYLHLNRIIRERDADVIFITGPGHGGPALVANAYLEGTYSEVYTGIGENTDGLRKLFRQFSFPGGIPSHVAAETPGSIHEGGELGYALVHAFGAAFDNPELVVACVIGDGEAETGPLAAGWHSNKFLNPAVDGAVLPILHLNGYKIANPTVLARIPHAELETLLRGYGYRPITVAGDDPAVVHQQLAAALDDAFDDIAAIRRAARGTSPTTRPVWPMIVLRTPKGWTGPKIVDGQQVEGTWRAHQVPLASTRTDPQHRRQLEEWLRSYRPAELFDASGRLRPELAALAPRGHRRMSANPHANGGLLLRDLDLPDFRDYAVPVSAPGTETHEATRVLGTFLRDVIDRNRDRFRLMGPDETASNRLSAVFEKTDRAWLAQTEPGDDHLASDGRVLEVLSEHLCQGWLEGYLLTGRHGLFNCYEAFVHIVDSMFNQHAKWLAVSRELPWRAPIASLTYLLTSHVWRQDHNGASHQDPGFIDLVANKRPEVVRVYLPPDGNTLLSVADHCLRSRDYVNVIVAGKQPALAYLNMADAVAHCTRGLGIWEWAGTTAGEPDVVLACAGDIPTLETLAAADILYRELPDLAVRVLNVVDIMRLQPATEHPHGLSDTEFDALFTRDKPVIFAYHGYPWLIHRLTYARANHQQMHVRGYRERGTTTTPFDMVMLNDLDRFHLVMDVIDRVPALGERQGMLRQKMVDARLAARAYTREHGEDDPRITDWTWRSDTDLRGGEIR from the coding sequence ATGAATCGGTTGCCGCCGTCGGCTTGGGGCGCGACAATCGACAAGGTGAGTTCAGCCAGCGCGACTCCGTTACCGCCCCCGCTCTCCGACGACGAACTCGCCCGCCTGGACGCCTACTGGCGGGCTGCCAACTATCTGTCCGTTGGCCAGATCTACTTGCTGGACAACCCCCTGCTGTCCGAACCCGTGCGGGCCGAGCACGTCAAACCCCGGCTGCTCGGGCACTGGGGCACCACCCCCGGGCTGAACCTGCTGTACCTGCACCTCAACCGGATCATCCGCGAACGCGACGCCGACGTCATCTTCATCACCGGCCCCGGTCACGGCGGCCCGGCCCTAGTTGCTAACGCCTACCTCGAGGGCACCTACAGTGAGGTGTACACCGGCATCGGGGAGAACACCGATGGACTGCGGAAATTGTTCCGGCAGTTCTCTTTTCCCGGCGGTATCCCCAGTCATGTGGCGGCCGAGACGCCGGGTTCCATCCATGAGGGCGGCGAACTGGGCTACGCGCTGGTGCATGCCTTCGGCGCGGCCTTCGACAACCCGGAGCTGGTGGTCGCATGTGTCATCGGCGATGGTGAGGCCGAGACCGGGCCCCTGGCGGCCGGCTGGCACTCGAACAAGTTTCTCAACCCCGCCGTGGACGGTGCGGTGCTTCCGATCCTGCATCTCAACGGCTACAAGATCGCTAATCCCACTGTGCTGGCGCGTATTCCGCATGCCGAGTTGGAGACATTGCTGCGCGGCTACGGATACCGGCCGATCACCGTTGCCGGTGACGACCCCGCCGTTGTGCACCAGCAGCTCGCGGCGGCCCTCGATGACGCATTCGATGACATCGCCGCGATTCGCCGGGCTGCACGCGGCACATCCCCCACGACGCGTCCGGTGTGGCCGATGATTGTGCTGCGCACCCCCAAGGGCTGGACCGGACCGAAGATCGTCGACGGCCAGCAGGTGGAGGGAACGTGGCGGGCACATCAGGTGCCGCTCGCGTCGACTCGCACCGATCCGCAGCACCGCCGGCAGTTGGAGGAATGGCTGCGCAGCTATCGCCCTGCGGAGCTGTTCGATGCGTCGGGTCGCCTGCGGCCGGAGCTGGCGGCATTGGCCCCACGCGGGCACCGTCGGATGAGCGCCAATCCCCATGCCAACGGCGGGTTGTTACTGCGCGACCTGGACCTGCCTGATTTCCGGGACTACGCCGTGCCGGTGAGCGCACCCGGCACCGAAACCCACGAAGCCACCCGCGTGCTCGGCACGTTCCTGCGCGACGTCATCGACCGCAACCGTGACCGCTTCCGATTGATGGGCCCCGACGAGACGGCCTCTAACCGGCTCTCGGCGGTGTTCGAGAAGACCGATCGGGCCTGGCTGGCGCAGACCGAGCCCGGCGACGACCATCTGGCCTCCGACGGTCGCGTCCTGGAGGTGCTGTCCGAGCACCTGTGCCAGGGATGGTTGGAGGGCTATCTGCTGACCGGGCGGCACGGCCTGTTCAACTGCTACGAGGCCTTCGTCCACATCGTCGACTCGATGTTCAATCAGCACGCCAAGTGGCTGGCCGTCAGCCGCGAACTGCCGTGGCGGGCACCGATCGCCTCGCTGACCTATCTGCTGACCTCCCACGTATGGCGCCAAGACCACAACGGAGCATCACATCAGGATCCGGGCTTCATCGATCTGGTGGCCAACAAACGGCCCGAGGTGGTGCGGGTGTACCTACCGCCCGACGGAAACACACTGCTGTCGGTGGCCGATCACTGCCTGCGCAGCCGCGACTACGTCAATGTGATCGTCGCCGGCAAGCAGCCGGCCTTGGCCTACCTGAACATGGCCGACGCGGTGGCGCACTGCACCCGTGGTCTGGGGATCTGGGAGTGGGCGGGCACCACCGCAGGCGAGCCCGACGTGGTGCTCGCCTGCGCCGGGGACATCCCGACCCTGGAAACGCTGGCCGCCGCCGACATCCTGTATCGCGAGCTGCCCGACTTGGCCGTGCGTGTCCTCAACGTGGTGGACATCATGCGTCTACAACCGGCCACCGAACACCCGCATGGGTTGTCCGACACCGAATTCGATGCCCTGTTCACCCGCGACAAGCCGGTGATCTTCGCCTATCACGGCTACCCCTGGCTGATCCACCGGCTGACCTATGCCCGGGCCAACCACCAGCAGATGCACGTCCGGGGCTACCGCGAACGCGGCACCACCACAACACCGTTCGACATGGTGATGCTCAACGACCTGGATCGCTTTCACCTGGTGATGGATGTGATCGATCGGGTGCCGGCATTGGGCGAGCGCCAGGGGATGCTGCGCCAAAAGATGGTCGATGCCCGACTGGCCGCGCGGGCCTACACCCGCGAGCACGGGGAGGATGATCCCCGCATCACCGACTGGACCTGGCGATCGGACACCGACCTCAGAGGCGGCGAGATAAGGTGA
- a CDS encoding acetyl-CoA acetyltransferase translates to MSVDPRTPVLIGYGQVNHRDDTDPVEPVDLMAVAARNAAHDRVLRAVDSIRVVNLLSARYRDPGALLAQRIGAEPRTTRYSPVGGNVPQSLVNQACLDIRDGRAGVVLVTGGETWRTRTRLRRAGGRLVWTQQDDTVPIAECDGEDVPMVGPAEERIGLDRPAYVYPLFEQALRIAAGEKADDHRRRIGRLWSRFNAVAVDNPHAWIHQPVPAEEIWQPGPKNRMISWPYTKLMNSNNMVDQAAALVLTSVQTATDLRVPTQNWVFPLAGADAHDTYAVANRAELHRSPAIRIAGARALELAGTAIGDIDHVDLYSCFPSAVQVAAAELGLPTDDPERPLTVTGGLTFAGGPWNNYVTHSIATLAELLVANPGHRGLITANGGYLTKHSFGVYGTEPPPAGFRWEDVQAAVDAQPTTVSSGAWSGTGVVESWTTPFDRDGRPQQAFLAVRTPDGARTMAVIRDPEAAESTVREDIAGAAVDVHDDGTATLI, encoded by the coding sequence ATGTCTGTCGACCCCCGTACACCGGTACTGATCGGCTACGGCCAGGTCAATCATCGCGACGACACCGACCCGGTTGAGCCGGTCGATCTGATGGCGGTGGCGGCGCGTAACGCCGCCCACGATCGGGTCTTGCGTGCGGTCGACTCGATCCGGGTGGTGAACTTGCTCTCGGCGCGTTACCGCGATCCGGGCGCTCTGCTGGCCCAGCGGATCGGGGCCGAGCCCCGCACCACCCGCTACAGCCCGGTGGGCGGCAACGTGCCGCAGTCTCTGGTGAACCAGGCCTGCCTGGACATCCGCGACGGCCGCGCCGGAGTGGTGCTGGTGACCGGCGGCGAAACCTGGCGAACCCGAACCAGATTGCGTCGCGCCGGCGGCAGACTGGTCTGGACCCAACAGGACGACACGGTCCCCATCGCCGAGTGCGACGGCGAGGATGTGCCGATGGTCGGTCCGGCTGAGGAGCGCATCGGGCTGGATCGGCCGGCGTATGTCTACCCTCTTTTCGAGCAGGCCTTGCGTATCGCCGCGGGGGAGAAGGCCGACGATCATCGCCGCCGTATCGGCCGACTGTGGTCTCGCTTCAACGCCGTGGCCGTCGATAACCCGCACGCCTGGATCCACCAGCCCGTGCCCGCCGAAGAGATCTGGCAACCGGGACCGAAGAACCGGATGATCAGCTGGCCCTATACCAAGCTGATGAACTCCAACAACATGGTCGATCAGGCGGCCGCGCTGGTGCTGACCTCGGTGCAGACCGCCACCGATCTGCGGGTGCCGACTCAGAACTGGGTATTTCCGCTGGCCGGCGCCGACGCCCACGACACCTACGCTGTCGCCAACCGGGCTGAATTGCATCGATCGCCGGCGATCCGGATCGCGGGAGCCCGTGCGCTGGAGCTGGCCGGGACCGCGATCGGCGACATCGACCACGTCGACCTGTACTCGTGTTTCCCGTCCGCGGTGCAGGTCGCGGCGGCGGAACTGGGGTTGCCCACCGACGACCCCGAACGGCCGCTGACCGTGACCGGCGGACTCACCTTCGCCGGGGGCCCGTGGAACAACTACGTGACGCATTCGATCGCCACCTTGGCTGAGCTCTTGGTGGCCAATCCGGGGCACCGCGGACTGATCACCGCCAACGGGGGATATCTGACCAAGCACAGCTTCGGGGTGTACGGCACCGAACCGCCGCCCGCCGGATTCCGTTGGGAGGACGTCCAAGCCGCGGTGGACGCCCAACCCACCACGGTGTCTTCGGGGGCGTGGTCGGGAACCGGTGTGGTGGAGTCCTGGACGACACCGTTCGACCGAGACGGCCGGCCGCAACAGGCGTTCTTGGCTGTTCGTACGCCCGACGGGGCGCGCACCATGGCGGTGATCCGGGATCCCGAGGCCGCCGAGTCGACAGTGCGCGAGGACATCGCCGGAGCCGCGGTAGACGTGCACGACGACGGTACGGCGACGCTGATCTAG
- a CDS encoding CoA transferase — MTLTPVLLKSVRVLDLAGGDADAVTRLLADLGADVLKVEPPGGSPARSAAPLLGGVSIAFALHNANKRSIVLDPADERDRHRFEELAGSADIVVDSGHPGLAGDFGTSCAELADRFSQLVTMSVTDFGTSGPRCAWQATDAVLYALSGALSRSGPTTGTPVLPPDGIASATAAVQAAWAVLVAYYNRLRCGTGDYIDFSRFDAVVTVLDPIFGAHGQVAAAQRASSRWRGRPRNQDAYPIYACRDGYVRLCVMSPRQWRALWSWLGEPAEYADPKFGVIGERFAVWPQISALIRALFAEQDMIDLVAAGQSRGVPIAAVGDPAQVLTEEHFVAAQAVTRAELAPGLPAVIPTGYYVVDDQRAGYRTSAPMVGAADTGWLAEALTEQPLAGAVGARPFEGLRIVDLGVIVAGGEASRLFGDLGAQIIKVESAAYPDGLRQARPGAAMSESFAWTHRNNSGFGLDLRSPAGKEVFAGLVGAADAVFANFKPGTLAALGFSYDALREINPRIVLAESSAFGESGPWSDRMGYGPLVRATTGVTALWTAPENTAEPGRHPFYDATTVFPDHVVARVAALGALAALIASRRFAVGSHVHVSQAETAVNQLDTSYVARAAGPSVQPDTAVDLVCPCSGEDEWCVISIRTDTEMHSVAAAFGDEGLASDPRFATGAGRVAHRCELEAAVGRHTVGHAPSQLGELLQGGGVAAAPMNRPPDVADDPQLAHRGVFAAMTHPLIEHPLPAETGPAPFRNIPAAPQRPAPLPGQDTRDICRTVLRLEDAQTDRLIADGVLFTSD; from the coding sequence ATTACCCTGACTCCCGTGCTGCTGAAATCGGTTCGTGTGCTCGACCTGGCCGGTGGCGACGCCGATGCGGTCACCCGGTTGCTCGCTGACCTAGGAGCCGACGTGCTCAAGGTCGAGCCCCCCGGCGGTAGTCCGGCGCGCAGCGCTGCGCCGCTGTTGGGTGGCGTCAGCATTGCGTTCGCGCTGCATAACGCCAACAAGCGCAGCATTGTCTTGGACCCTGCCGACGAACGAGACCGCCACCGGTTCGAGGAGCTGGCCGGTAGCGCCGACATCGTGGTGGACAGCGGCCATCCGGGCCTGGCCGGCGACTTCGGGACCTCCTGCGCTGAGCTAGCCGACCGGTTCTCCCAGTTGGTGACGATGTCGGTCACCGATTTCGGAACCAGCGGGCCACGCTGCGCCTGGCAGGCCACCGATGCGGTGCTCTACGCACTTTCCGGCGCGCTGTCTCGGTCGGGCCCCACCACCGGGACGCCGGTACTGCCGCCGGATGGGATCGCCTCGGCGACGGCGGCGGTGCAGGCCGCCTGGGCAGTGCTGGTGGCGTACTACAACCGATTACGCTGCGGGACAGGGGATTACATCGACTTCTCCCGCTTCGACGCGGTGGTCACAGTGCTCGACCCGATATTCGGCGCGCACGGTCAGGTGGCCGCCGCGCAACGCGCGTCGAGCAGATGGCGTGGGCGGCCCCGCAATCAGGACGCCTACCCGATCTATGCATGCCGCGACGGCTATGTGCGGCTGTGTGTCATGTCCCCGCGTCAGTGGCGCGCACTGTGGAGCTGGCTGGGGGAGCCGGCCGAGTACGCCGACCCCAAATTCGGTGTGATCGGGGAGCGGTTCGCGGTCTGGCCGCAGATCAGTGCGCTCATCCGCGCGCTGTTCGCCGAACAAGACATGATCGACCTGGTCGCGGCCGGTCAATCCCGTGGTGTGCCGATCGCCGCGGTGGGCGATCCGGCGCAGGTATTGACCGAGGAGCATTTTGTGGCCGCGCAGGCGGTCACCCGGGCAGAGTTGGCGCCCGGCCTACCCGCGGTGATCCCCACCGGTTACTACGTGGTCGACGACCAGCGCGCCGGCTATCGCACCTCGGCGCCGATGGTCGGCGCCGCGGACACCGGATGGCTGGCCGAAGCGCTGACTGAGCAGCCCTTGGCAGGAGCGGTGGGCGCCCGGCCGTTCGAGGGACTGCGGATCGTCGACCTGGGCGTGATCGTGGCCGGCGGGGAAGCCAGTCGGCTTTTCGGCGATCTGGGTGCCCAGATCATCAAGGTCGAAAGCGCGGCCTATCCGGATGGACTGCGGCAGGCCCGCCCCGGGGCCGCGATGAGCGAGTCGTTCGCTTGGACACACCGCAACAATTCCGGATTCGGCTTGGACCTGCGCAGCCCGGCCGGCAAGGAGGTCTTCGCCGGACTAGTGGGCGCGGCTGATGCGGTGTTCGCCAACTTCAAACCGGGCACCCTTGCCGCCCTGGGTTTTTCCTACGATGCCCTACGTGAGATCAACCCGCGGATCGTGCTGGCCGAAAGCAGTGCCTTCGGTGAGTCGGGACCGTGGAGCGACCGGATGGGCTACGGCCCGTTGGTGCGGGCCACCACCGGCGTCACCGCGCTGTGGACTGCCCCCGAGAACACCGCCGAGCCCGGGCGGCATCCCTTCTACGACGCCACCACGGTCTTCCCCGATCACGTGGTTGCGCGCGTCGCCGCCCTTGGCGCACTGGCCGCCCTGATCGCGAGCAGGCGCTTCGCCGTAGGCAGTCACGTCCACGTGTCGCAGGCCGAGACCGCCGTCAACCAGCTTGACACCAGCTACGTCGCCCGTGCGGCGGGTCCTTCGGTGCAGCCCGACACCGCGGTGGATTTGGTCTGCCCGTGCTCCGGTGAGGACGAATGGTGTGTCATCTCGATCCGCACTGACACCGAGATGCATTCGGTTGCTGCGGCTTTCGGCGATGAAGGGTTGGCTTCGGACCCGCGCTTCGCAACCGGTGCGGGCCGGGTGGCCCACCGTTGCGAGCTGGAGGCAGCGGTGGGCCGGCATACCGTCGGCCATGCCCCGAGCCAGCTGGGGGAACTGCTGCAGGGCGGTGGCGTCGCGGCTGCACCGATGAACCGGCCGCCTGATGTTGCCGACGATCCGCAGCTGGCCCACCGCGGCGTGTTCGCGGCCATGACGCACCCCTTGATCGAGCACCCGCTGCCGGCAGAGACCGGTCCGGCCCCGTTCCGCAACATTCCGGCCGCACCGCAGCGGCCCGCACCCCTGCCGGGCCAGGACACCCGGGACATCTGTCGCACGGTGCTTCGACTCGAGGACGCCCAGACCGACCGCCTGATCGCCGATGGGGTGCTCTTCACCTCCGATTAG
- a CDS encoding zinc-binding alcohol dehydrogenase family protein: MASQPAGASMWAWRVQRPGPIESRPLERVRTAVPRPQPFELLVAVHACGVCRTDLHVSEGDLAVHRPGVIPGHEVVGEVVEVGAEAGTDFAVGDRVGIAWLRQTCGACRYCRRGDENLCPHSRYTGWDDDGGYAEFATVPAAFAHHLPEGYSDTELAPLLCAGIIGYRSLQRADLPSGGRLGIYGFGGSAHITAQVALARGAEVHVMTRDAAARELALELGVASAQGAADPPPVPLDSAILFAPVGELVLPACQALDAGGTLAIAGIHLSDIPSLNYQRHLFRERQIRSVTSNTRADARAFLDFAAAHHIDVTTPLYSLSDADRALEDLAAGRIAGAAVLVV, from the coding sequence ATGGCGTCACAACCTGCCGGAGCGTCCATGTGGGCCTGGCGCGTTCAACGGCCAGGTCCCATAGAGAGCCGCCCGCTGGAGCGAGTCCGTACCGCGGTGCCGCGACCGCAGCCCTTTGAACTGCTGGTCGCGGTGCATGCCTGTGGTGTGTGCCGGACCGACCTGCACGTCAGCGAAGGCGATCTTGCGGTACACCGGCCCGGTGTCATCCCCGGCCACGAGGTGGTCGGCGAGGTGGTGGAGGTCGGTGCGGAGGCCGGCACCGACTTCGCCGTAGGCGACCGGGTGGGAATCGCCTGGCTGCGGCAGACCTGTGGCGCCTGCCGGTACTGCCGCCGCGGCGACGAGAATCTCTGCCCGCACTCGCGCTACACCGGCTGGGACGACGACGGCGGCTACGCCGAGTTCGCGACGGTCCCTGCTGCGTTCGCCCACCACCTTCCCGAGGGCTACAGCGACACCGAGTTGGCGCCTCTGCTGTGCGCGGGCATCATCGGTTACCGCTCACTCCAGCGAGCTGACCTACCCTCGGGCGGGCGGTTGGGCATCTACGGCTTCGGTGGCAGTGCGCACATCACCGCCCAGGTTGCACTGGCCCGCGGCGCCGAGGTCCACGTGATGACGCGTGACGCAGCGGCGCGGGAACTGGCGCTGGAGTTGGGCGTTGCCTCGGCCCAGGGCGCTGCCGACCCGCCACCGGTGCCGCTGGATTCGGCGATTCTGTTTGCGCCGGTCGGAGAGCTGGTGCTGCCGGCGTGTCAGGCGCTGGATGCCGGTGGAACCTTGGCGATCGCCGGAATCCACCTCAGCGATATTCCTTCGCTCAACTATCAGCGCCACCTGTTTCGGGAGCGCCAGATCCGTTCGGTCACGTCCAACACACGTGCCGATGCGCGGGCCTTTCTCGACTTCGCCGCAGCGCACCACATCGACGTGACAACACCGCTGTACTCACTGAGCGATGCCGACCGGGCGCTGGAGGACTTGGCCGCGGGCCGCATAGCCGGGGCAGCGGTTCTGGTGGTGTGA
- a CDS encoding GlsB/YeaQ/YmgE family stress response membrane protein yields MAGSYLAAALSTPTSVSWLAYVLIGGIAGWLAHRIMKRGGSGILLNIVTGVIGGFIGGMLLSWLGVDVEAGRRWFTFFVSLGGAIVLLWLLGLVRRR; encoded by the coding sequence ATGGCCGGAAGCTACCTCGCTGCTGCACTGTCCACGCCGACCTCGGTCAGCTGGCTGGCGTATGTCCTGATCGGTGGAATCGCCGGCTGGCTGGCGCACCGGATCATGAAGCGCGGCGGCTCGGGCATCCTGCTCAACATCGTGACCGGGGTGATCGGCGGCTTCATCGGTGGCATGCTGCTCAGCTGGCTCGGTGTCGACGTCGAGGCCGGCCGCAGGTGGTTCACCTTCTTCGTGTCTCTTGGCGGGGCGATCGTCCTGCTCTGGCTCCTCGGCCTGGTCCGTCGTAGGTAG
- a CDS encoding CPBP family intramembrane glutamic endopeptidase, with translation MVAHFAALSQFRAFVDVAVVVVVLALANLIAHFTTPWAAVATVPATAIGLIALVRYNGLSWTELGLGRAHWKSGLGYALAAVLAVVAVIALGVMLPATRPMFLNNHYATVSGALVASMVVIPLQTVIPEELAFRGALHGALHRAWGFRGVAAAGSLLFGLWHVATSLGLTSNNVGFTRLFGGGFLGMLAGVTLAVLATGAAGFVFSWLRRRSGSLIAPIALHWSLNGVGALAAALVWQVSA, from the coding sequence ATGGTGGCGCACTTTGCGGCGTTGAGCCAGTTTCGCGCCTTCGTCGACGTCGCCGTCGTCGTGGTGGTCCTCGCGCTGGCCAATCTGATCGCGCATTTCACCACCCCGTGGGCGGCGGTCGCCACCGTTCCGGCCACGGCGATCGGCTTGATCGCCCTGGTCCGCTACAACGGCCTGAGTTGGACCGAGCTCGGGTTGGGACGTGCCCACTGGAAGTCCGGTCTGGGCTATGCGCTGGCCGCGGTGCTGGCCGTGGTCGCCGTTATCGCCCTGGGGGTCATGCTGCCCGCGACCCGGCCGATGTTCTTGAACAACCATTACGCCACCGTGTCGGGAGCCCTGGTGGCCTCCATGGTGGTCATCCCGCTGCAGACGGTGATTCCTGAGGAGTTGGCGTTTCGCGGGGCGCTGCACGGTGCGCTGCACCGCGCCTGGGGGTTTCGCGGGGTAGCCGCGGCGGGCTCCTTGCTGTTCGGACTCTGGCATGTCGCCACATCCTTGGGCCTGACCAGCAACAATGTTGGATTCACCCGGTTGTTCGGGGGCGGTTTCCTCGGCATGCTGGCCGGCGTGACGCTGGCGGTGCTTGCCACCGGAGCAGCCGGGTTCGTCTTCAGCTGGTTGCGGCGGCGCAGCGGCAGCCTGATCGCGCCGATCGCACTGCACTGGTCACTCAACGGGGTCGGTGCACTAGCTGCCGCGTTGGTGTGGCAGGTGTCTGCCTGA
- a CDS encoding endonuclease, with amino-acid sequence MASDKELVRRLLRRAGTTYAQEAGIRLRNQPMPLFQLLMLCLLASKPIDSAIAARAARELFATGLRTPHTVLKADRQTLIDALGRADYRRYDESAASQLIDLAQTAQTNYGGDLRLLAERGGRDLAAAAQALKTFTGLGDVGASIFLREVQDVWPWARSTFDDRALNAARELGLPGDPRELGALSQGRNAQLAAALVRYAADAGIRERMAE; translated from the coding sequence GTGGCCAGTGACAAGGAGCTGGTCCGCCGGCTGCTCCGCCGTGCGGGCACCACCTACGCCCAGGAGGCTGGTATCCGGCTGCGCAACCAGCCGATGCCGCTGTTCCAGCTGCTGATGCTGTGCCTGCTTGCCAGCAAGCCCATCGACTCCGCTATCGCGGCACGCGCGGCACGTGAGCTGTTCGCCACTGGGCTGCGCACCCCCCACACGGTGCTCAAGGCCGATCGACAGACCCTGATCGATGCCCTGGGCCGGGCCGACTACCGCCGCTACGACGAAAGCGCCGCGAGTCAACTGATCGACTTGGCCCAGACCGCCCAGACGAACTACGGGGGCGATCTCCGACTGCTTGCCGAACGCGGCGGCCGCGACCTCGCGGCCGCCGCCCAGGCGCTGAAGACTTTCACCGGCCTCGGCGATGTCGGCGCGAGCATCTTCCTCCGCGAAGTCCAAGACGTCTGGCCATGGGCCCGCTCCACGTTCGACGATCGCGCGCTGAATGCCGCACGCGAGCTCGGGTTACCCGGAGATCCCCGCGAGCTGGGCGCCTTGTCGCAGGGTCGCAACGCCCAACTCGCGGCGGCACTCGTGCGCTACGCCGCGGACGCCGGAATTCGCGAGCGGATGGCCGAATGA
- a CDS encoding alanine and proline-rich secreted protein Apa, with the protein MKQVELTSRGIRALAASAVAGALAFAVAAPVHADPVPPPPVPPATADAPPAEPGAPAPAAEPAAPELGRVDDPAGGFSFVLPGGWVQSDTSHLEYGSSLLSKKTGEPMLPGQPVPVANDTRIVLGKLDQRLYASAETDNGKAATRLGSDMGEFFMPYPGTRANQVNAPLEGGGLTGSASYYEVKFTDPAKPVGQIWSGVIGVPPASGTGPQTERWFVVWLGTANNSVDTGAAIALAESIRPLGAPPAEAAPAPEPGVPAPAPAPAPAPAPAPAA; encoded by the coding sequence ATGAAGCAGGTGGAGCTGACCTCAAGGGGTATTCGAGCGTTGGCCGCGTCCGCGGTCGCCGGCGCACTGGCGTTCGCGGTAGCCGCACCGGTGCACGCAGACCCGGTGCCGCCGCCTCCCGTCCCGCCGGCGACTGCCGACGCGCCGCCGGCCGAGCCTGGCGCGCCCGCTCCGGCCGCTGAGCCCGCCGCACCCGAGCTGGGACGCGTCGACGACCCCGCGGGCGGATTCAGCTTCGTGCTGCCGGGCGGGTGGGTGCAGTCCGACACCAGTCACCTCGAATACGGTTCATCGCTGCTGAGCAAGAAGACCGGCGAGCCGATGCTGCCCGGTCAGCCGGTGCCGGTGGCCAACGACACCCGGATCGTGCTCGGCAAGCTCGACCAGCGGCTGTACGCCAGCGCCGAGACCGACAACGGCAAGGCCGCCACGCGCCTCGGATCCGACATGGGTGAGTTCTTCATGCCCTATCCCGGAACCCGCGCCAACCAGGTGAACGCGCCGCTCGAAGGTGGAGGCCTGACCGGCAGCGCGTCCTACTACGAAGTCAAGTTCACCGACCCGGCCAAGCCGGTCGGCCAGATCTGGAGCGGCGTGATCGGTGTGCCGCCGGCAAGCGGTACCGGCCCGCAGACCGAGCGCTGGTTCGTGGTGTGGCTCGGGACGGCCAACAACTCGGTCGACACCGGCGCGGCCATCGCACTGGCCGAGTCCATCCGTCCCCTGGGGGCGCCTCCCGCCGAAGCTGCGCCGGCCCCGGAGCCCGGTGTTCCGGCACCGGCACCGGCACCGGCACCCGCTCCAGCGCCGGCACCTGCTGCCTGA